The genomic interval ACGCTTCATAAGTGGGGAAGAGTATCACGCTGATGGTTGGGTCTCTAATGGGGAAATCAAGTTCTTTGCTGTATCGAAATACGGAAAGCCCTGTATCAACATCCAGAACGGTTGGCTACTCAATGATACGATGCTACGTCCTGAAAGTCATGCCAGTCTATATGAAGAAGTCGGTATCTATTTAAAAGAGACCTTACAGACCTTGAACTTAGAGAACGGGGTATTCCATATGGAATTCTTCATTGATCCGCTCACCAACGCCATAGTGTTCGGGGAATGCGCTTCACGAATTCCAGGGAATTATATCGCTGAAACGTTCAAGCAGATGTTCGATATAGACTTGTACGAGGTTCTATTACAAATTTCAGTGGGGGAGACGGTAGAAGCTCCTGATCGAGGTGAGATCACTCATTATTATGGATACACTCATCTCCCCTCGCCTTCTAAGAAGTCAACGTCTTTACCTTCGGAAAAGGATGTACTAGAGCTTGATGGTGTTGTGACCATGATGCATGAGTGGACGACTGGAGAACCTATTCCTGACATTACGGAAGCCACATCGAATCGAGTGGGTAAAGTAGTCGTCAAATCGAGGACACGAGAAGGCCTACAGGATAA from Exiguobacterium sp. Helios carries:
- a CDS encoding acetyl-CoA carboxylase biotin carboxylase subunit family protein, whose product is MYHKKVLSFGYRKEVTDAAKRLNYELVSIIDDWDRPNKIPECQAHETRIYTQNNVKLELILGALSREGQLKFDGVFSTFEYFILNASLLGEHLSKPFMPPLTAMAFRNKYLQKKLLSKTIDSNSFRILNLRERDERHKIDDFPLVLKPIAGGGSEDTFIVRDIEEYTDKINYFNKKGVLKLFEERFISGEEYHADGWVSNGEIKFFAVSKYGKPCINIQNGWLLNDTMLRPESHASLYEEVGIYLKETLQTLNLENGVFHMEFFIDPLTNAIVFGECASRIPGNYIAETFKQMFDIDLYEVLLQISVGETVEAPDRGEITHYYGYTHLPSPSKKSTSLPSEKDVLELDGVVTMMHEWTTGEPIPDITEATSNRVGKVVVKSRTREGLQDKIRKIRKFYMDHYEKIETN